The Leptospira selangorensis genome segment GATCTACTTTTTCTCCATAGATCACTTTTACCTTTTTATATATTGCGCGCTTTTTGATCTCACAGACTTCTTTAGGCATTCCCATAAAGCTGCGGACGATAGGTGGAATTGGGATATCAGAATAAGATTCTTCGACAGGTATAATTACAGAAGGAAGAATATCCACTTTGTTGCGGATAGAGAATGCAGCGAATCCTGAATGAAAGTCCACCATTCCGGATTTAAAATCGTTTTTGACCATATAGTCATGGCCTTCCGGGAAAATTCCTAAGGTCTCACCTTTTTTGAAAACCTGTTGGATCATCTTAATGGAACCGATGGAAATATTTCCGTCGATGGACATCGGGATCCCGCCCGCGATCTTTGCAAGGTCTCTGAAGATAGGAATTCTGAAGGTGTATTCTGCAGCGATCCAAGAAATGAATCTAGGAAAAGTGTAAGAAAGAATAAATGGATCCATATCGGATCTATGATTGCAGGTAAGAATTACTTTACCGTTAGTTATTATATTTTCGGTTCCGTACGCAGTAATATCCACGGCCAAACCTATAAAGGGAGCCACGAAATTTTTGATCCGAAGATATGTTTTTGCTTCTTTCTCCACGGTCAACCTTCCTAAGCGACTATTCTCCTAAGAAAACGCTCCACCATTTTTTATCCTGTCCTGCAGGCTTGTCTGAGTTCGGATCTCCATCAGAGGATTTTATCTCTTGTCGGAGCCTTCCGAAATCTTTTTGTTTTCGTTTCGGTTGAACATTAGTGAGATTTTTTTTAATCTCCTCATATTCCTTCGAAGCGTTGGCATTAGAGCGAATATAATTACGTATATCGTCCCATTGAGGATCGTCTTCATTGCCATAAGCGGCATAGTTGAACAGATCGATTTGATCGAATTCAGGCATACTTTTCCTTTCCGTTAAGGGGAAGTTCGAATAGGATATGATCGGAATCGCTTAAAAGCAAAATCCTTTCAAACCATTCGCATGTTTGCCTGGGAAAATACTATGGCAACAGTTTTCGTAAATTTCAAACCGGATTTTCTGATTTCGTTTTTAAAAAATCTAGCGAATGTCACTGAATTTAGGACTTCGAATTTCCGAAGGTATAAGTTATGGAGAGAGAGAATCTCCCCCCTTTAAACAGACATAATCATAAAGAATCGGAAGATATAAAAGAAACCGGTGCGGCGAAAAATCTAGGCAGGATCATTCCATTTCCTTCCCCGCCAGGAAGAAATTTGAAAAAGATCCGGGAATTGTACGAGGATATTTTCGATCAGAAACCTTGATTAATATCGTTTC includes the following:
- a CDS encoding lysophospholipid acyltransferase family protein, whose translation is MEKEAKTYLRIKNFVAPFIGLAVDITAYGTENIITNGKVILTCNHRSDMDPFILSYTFPRFISWIAAEYTFRIPIFRDLAKIAGGIPMSIDGNISIGSIKMIQQVFKKGETLGIFPEGHDYMVKNDFKSGMVDFHSGFAAFSIRNKVDILPSVIIPVEESYSDIPIPPIVRSFMGMPKEVCEIKKRAIYKKVKVIYGEKVDHREFLSGTLEENMKQLSNVVRTRMIALQEGQYAEA